The following are encoded together in the Desulfoplanes formicivorans genome:
- the asnS gene encoding asparagine--tRNA ligase, with translation MNRTRVRQALEAESGMDHMTLCGWVRTKRDAKGFSFLELNDGSCLKNIQVIIDEGIPGFETLPDINTGASVKVEGSLVESPGKGQKWEVRAQSIELIGFADPETFPLQKKRHSDEFLRTIAHLRPRTNKYGAITRIRSELSYAIHTYFRDKDFFYIHSPVITGSDCEGAGEMFTVSGFDFDNIPMQEGKVDFSQDFFGKRASLTVSGQLSAENMATALGDVYTFGPTFRAENSNTPRHAAEFWMLEPEMAFADLNDDMDLGEECTKYLINHVREHCRDDLEIFGRFVDKSLFATLDNIVDNDFVRLPYGEAIEILKKAKAKFEYPVEFGLDLQTEHERYLTEKHFKKPVAVYDYPKEIKAFYMRLNDDNRTVAAVDILVPRIGELIGGSQREERLDVLDMRIKELGLNMDEYWWYRDLRHFGTVPHAGFGMGFERLLMLITGVSNIRDVISFPRTVNHLEF, from the coding sequence ATGAACAGAACACGGGTGCGCCAGGCCCTTGAGGCCGAGAGCGGCATGGACCATATGACCCTGTGTGGATGGGTGCGGACCAAAAGGGATGCCAAGGGTTTTTCCTTTTTGGAGCTCAATGACGGCTCGTGCCTGAAAAATATTCAGGTGATCATTGACGAAGGTATCCCCGGGTTTGAAACCCTGCCGGATATCAACACCGGGGCATCGGTCAAGGTTGAGGGCTCACTGGTGGAGTCTCCGGGCAAGGGACAGAAGTGGGAGGTACGGGCCCAGTCCATTGAACTGATCGGTTTTGCCGATCCCGAGACATTTCCGTTGCAGAAAAAACGTCATTCGGATGAATTTTTGCGCACCATTGCGCATTTGCGTCCCCGGACCAACAAATACGGGGCCATCACCCGCATCCGCTCGGAACTTTCCTATGCCATTCACACCTATTTCAGGGACAAGGACTTTTTTTACATCCATTCACCCGTGATCACCGGATCGGATTGTGAGGGAGCCGGGGAGATGTTCACTGTGAGCGGGTTTGATTTCGACAATATCCCCATGCAGGAAGGCAAGGTCGATTTCAGCCAGGATTTTTTCGGAAAACGGGCATCACTGACGGTTTCCGGCCAGCTGTCTGCCGAGAACATGGCCACGGCCCTGGGTGATGTGTATACCTTTGGCCCGACTTTTCGGGCGGAAAATTCCAACACCCCCCGGCATGCGGCCGAGTTCTGGATGCTGGAACCGGAAATGGCTTTTGCCGATTTGAACGATGATATGGATCTCGGGGAGGAGTGCACCAAATATCTCATCAATCACGTGCGGGAACATTGCCGGGATGATCTGGAAATTTTCGGCCGGTTCGTGGACAAGAGTCTGTTTGCCACTCTGGATAATATTGTTGATAACGATTTTGTGCGTCTTCCCTATGGTGAAGCCATTGAGATTTTGAAAAAGGCCAAAGCCAAGTTCGAATATCCCGTTGAGTTCGGTCTGGATCTGCAAACCGAGCATGAACGGTACCTTACGGAAAAGCATTTCAAAAAACCCGTGGCCGTGTATGATTACCCCAAGGAAATCAAGGCATTTTACATGCGCCTTAACGATGACAACCGTACGGTCGCGGCCGTGGATATCCTGGTGCCCCGCATCGGCGAGCTCATTGGGGGTTCCCAGCGTGAAGAACGTTTGGACGTGCTTGACATGCGCATCAAGGAACTGGGCCTGAACATGGACGAATACTGGTGGTACCGGGATCTGCGTCATTTCGGAACCGTTCCCCACGCGGGATTTGGCATGGGATTCGAGCGCTTACTCATGCTCATCACCGGGGTGAGCAATATCCGTGATGTGATTTCCTTTCCCCGCACCGTGAATCATCTTGAATTTTAG